In Schizosaccharomyces osmophilus chromosome 2, complete sequence, the following proteins share a genomic window:
- the srb6 gene encoding mediator complex subunit Med22 — translation MSSESFQRRLTQHTNALNTSIDGATQTLLSRFQDIADIAMNQGKDKNTVSSEVYQIECHTLSMIRAVEQLLDISRQLKSFWLCNSSSTTVPSLHYNETDLEQLKTKLTSLQNIGLDVKSSLANNTAESHEMNSDVAS, via the coding sequence ATGTCGTCGGAAAGCTTCCAAAGACGACTTACTCAACATACAAATGCTCTCAATACTTCCATAGACGGTGCTACGCAAACACTTTTGTCTCGATTTCAGGATATTGCAGATATTGCAATGAACCAAGGAAAGGATAAAAATACAGTATCATCAGAGGTATATCAAATTGAGTGTCACACTCTTTCGATGATTCGTGCTGTGGAACAGCTACTGGATATATCAAGGCAATTAAAATCGTTCTGGTTATGCAATTCTTCATCTACCACCGTACCAAGTTTGCACTACAACGAAACAGATTTAGAGCAACTAAAGACAAAACTGACTTCACTTCAAAACATAGGACTCGATGTAAAAAGCTCCCTGGCTAACAATACAGCCGAATCTCATGAAATGAATTCTGACGTCGCAAGCTAA
- the pex3 gene encoding peroxin-3 peroxisome-plasma membrane adaptor Pex3, with protein MSLSRHVKKCCNFVLGTSIPVLALCYADSSLRTAIAKLAEQRELQLLYTQNFEKALSDGQTSSCCVFDAIASEIEEQLPLNSIVQNLRNSRSSDQNGEEKLSLWNELKFQSIVRLLTTLCVIAECNTLTKTSLTILGRKNFCLHASKKYGATFHDTFKKESVEDPAILIGIVYVLVKKQLPFLIERVSSSVHKLFESTSPTDIMKADDIFALLEGAVSDLSLNYAFIFSQDREGILTEMSEKYAVTGGLSKLLDELEDFVTETDAKIIISNQTELLLFHLKTFLPSSSEEGIRLAKMLSFFTKFSSTITELPIRESFFESISHESEAKTFTSIVYSSFDQELLATKDSTV; from the exons ATGTCGCTTTCTAGACACGTAAAAAAGTGCTGCAACTTTGTCTTGGGAACATCAATTCCAGTGCTGGCTCTTTGTTATGCAGATTCAAGTTTGAGAACAGCAATCGCCAAGCTTGCTGAGCAACGCGAATTGCAACTTTT ATACActcaaaattttgaaaaagctcTTTCAGATGGTCAAACTAGTTCATGTTGCGTTTTTGATGCCATAGCCAGTGAAATTGAGGAACAGCTTCCTTTAAACTCAATTGTCCAAAACCTCAGGAATTCTCGCTCCAGTGACCAAAATGGGGAAGAGAAGCTCTCATTGTGGAATGAGCTAAAGTTTCAATCCATTGTGCGACTTTTGACGACTTTATGTGTGATAGCAGAATGCAATACCCTGACCAAGACTTCTTTAACAATCTTGGGACGCAAAAACTTTTGTCTACatgcttccaaaaaataCGGTGCGACTTTTCATGAtacattcaaaaaagagtCGGTAGAAGATCCTGCTATTCTCATAGGGATCGTCTACGTACTGgtaaaaaaacaactaCCCTTTCTGATTGAAcgtgtttcttcttctgttcATAAACTCTTTGAAAG TACTTCTCCTACAGACATAATGAAAGCAGATGATATTTTTGCATTATTAGAAGGGGCTGTTAGTGATTTATCTCTAAATTACGCATTTATATTTTCTCAAGATCGTGAAGGAATCCTTACTGAAATGTCAGAAAAGTATGCTGTCACGGGAGGTCTCTCCAAATTGTTGGATGAACTCGAAGATTTTGTGACAGAAACAGATGCAAAAATCATCATTTCAAATCAAACAGAACTGTTGTTATTCCATTTAAagacttttcttccttctaGCTCGGAAGAGGGCATTAGATTGGCCAAAATGTTAAGCTTTTTCACGAAGTTTAGTAGCACAATCACTGAACTGCCTATTAGAGaaagtttttttgaatctaTTTCTCATGAATCTGAGGCAAAAACATTTACATCAATTGTCTATTCGAGTTTTGACCAGGAGCTTTTAGCTACTAAAGATTCTACTGTATAA
- a CDS encoding splicing protein, NSRP1-like protein, with the protein MSHSGFHYGLNLMKKPNQGNKNARINFMEEEEDSSDEEAVQPSTFQAVQAVPVEKPERKETTESDASVYGYDEYYDSMKSAEREQQELRREEAQERRPKYMEKLIESAKTRKRDMLIARERALQKQRESEGNDGSEKFVTGSYKLHREEMEKEIEDKRREEEELQAKNSRGGGMKDFYASMLEQQEKEHEKAMQSTASQTSSQQQNISEEKSNKASLLETQKADKSLELNDNNEIIDQRHVLSAGLNIPKPPTTKSSLPASRVPTDGPRRNQGAFEYEPRKSRHNLKGSKDIYSLEQVGEQKRKYEEEQKLKKEKEEEKRREIALKSHTPKTTSQDQVLSARERYLKRKREAAKSEGDS; encoded by the exons ATGTCACATTCAGGTTTTCATTATGGGCTgaatttaatgaaaaagccCAATCAAGGGAACAAAAATGCTAGAATAAACTTTatggaagaggaagaagattctTCTGACGAAGAAGCTGTGCAGCCTTCCACTTTTCAGGCTGTTCAAGCGGTTCCAGTAGAGAAGCctgaaaggaaagaaactACAGAGAGCGATGCTTCAG TTTATGGTTACGATGAATATTATGATTCTATGAAGAGTGCTGAGCGAGAACAACAGGAATTAAGAAGGGAGGAAGCACAAGAGCGACGCCCAAAATATATGGAAAAGCTTATTGAATCAGCTAAAActagaaaaagagatatgTTGATTGCTCGTGAGCGAGCGCTGCAAAAACAACGAGAGTCAGAAGGTAATGATGGGTCTGAAAAGTTCGTCACAGGCAGTTATAAGTTGCACCGtgaagaaatggaaaaagaaattgaggATAAGAGAAGAGAAGAGGAGGAGTTACAAGCTAAAAATTCCCGTGGTGGTGGTATGAAAGACTTTTATGCTAGTATGCTCGAGCAACAAGAGAAGGAGcatgaaaaagcaatgcAAAGCACTGCATCACAAACCTCCAGCCAGCAACAGAATATTAGCGAAGAGAAATCCAACAAAGCTTCTTTGTTGGAGACTCAAAAGGCGGATAAATCTCTTGAATTGAACGAcaataatgaaattattgATCAGAGGCATGTACTTTCAGCCGGTTTGAATATCCCAAAACCTCCGACTACGAAATCGTCTTTACCAGCGTCTCGTGTCCCTACTGATGGGCCACGTCGAAATCAAGGGGCTTTTGAATATGAACCAAGAAAGAGCAGACATAATCTTAAAGGATCGAAAGATATTTACTCTTTGGAGCAAGTTGGAgaacaaaaacgaaagtACGAGGAGGAACAAAAgttaaagaaggaaaaagaagaagaaaagcgaaGAGAAATTGCATTGAAATCTCATACGCCAAAGACAACGAGCCAAGATCAAGTTTTGTCTGCCCGCGAGAgatatttaaaaagaaaacgcGAAGCTGCCAAATCAGAAGGCGATTCATAA
- the rga3 gene encoding RhoGAP Rga3, translating to MGFRKFPSLGKNGNYCTRCERDFQRKETPISFGGRLWHSSCFTCAKCLNNLEQSNQLLIQTSDGKPVCSDCSHTCTVCQKTIQDYALMNGFDSYHRDCFRCSNCKKVFNNSEFVKDGRTVYCGDCSQNRSFMSSTMENSASRTIKTQSLEKTSSHESNHSSIPERASPFRAGSFVSENGSSEHASTGNSEPSFHIHQTIPTEPAFQSVDSFFTKKNRSLTSFNSFSPPKKDDIHLETPSPFISPFHRPSVSTNDRTLTPHNPLERKASSPFKTISSSSRKPFTDDYMNDFGFAPHQKQPFFTARLNKSHSNHNIHSFHESKSDSRHQSFLSPHDYPNVYRTLSPKSQVHRKSSSQPSNVYGLPHFASSPETIPTDNDERKNSNGPLHVRSGSSLPTLVSPFNLPSETKASTSNSNTPSSDSSSLFESYKIDMEALKLQINKLTHLTESISSRSNASGSESSLYLTENKDALRMQKLDVCEKFFSFADVADDPILKDPLHQSLVAAANAYMNMLRDNFSQELSNLLERRSELLQDYSNAQKLLNESLEASVHLNFKNLELADLNNNLAKQIHQKRDAPQNQSEPNKLFLDTKSLKPLSSDSGIDNQDSYQPSTSPLQANYNNKLELRGLKLLNSGKASNRKSHFKSFHAKSKSADPVMVDEKPVCQHVFQVNAIFKPSRCFICSETIWGSEVRCTKCSVACHSRCLKKLYSGNEELKFFSDDETENNNANVPEMPSRLPPPEPSPSMFGRSLEVQAKIDKQFVPKVVQICAECVDAHGLHIEGIYRISGSASQIRAFIDMFEQNSIQVESLASDITACTSVLKTYLHKLPTPTIPDEHYRKLLNAEELDDDFAKAEMVQQVLQELPAEHISIFRYLLQHLLRVADNADKNLMTRKNLATVFAPTLMRETDMHLNLKNVNKRTGILQYVLENYEKFFTDP from the coding sequence ATGGGGTTTAGGAAATTTCCATCGTTAGGAAAAAATGGTAATTACTGTACTCGTTGTGAACGTGATTTCCAGCGAAAAGAAACACCGATTTCGTTCGGAGGGAGACTTTGGCACAGTAGTTGTTTTACATGTGCAAAATGCTTGAATAATTTGGAGCAAAGTAATCAATTGCTGATACAAACATCCGATGGAAAACCTGTTTGTAGTGATTGCTCACACACCTGCACAGTTTGTCAAAAAACGATTCAGGATTATGCTCTTATGAATGGGTTCGACTCGTATCATCGCGACTGTTTTCGGTGCTCGAATTGCAAGAAAGTTTTTAATAACTCAGAGTTTGTGAAAGACGGTCGAACTGTATATTGCGGTGACTGCAGTCAAAACCGTTCGTTTATGTCTTCTACAATGGAAAATTCGGCTTCACGTACTATAAAAACACAAAGTCTCGAAAAAACGTCTTCGCACGAGTCGAATCACTCCTCAATCCCCGAAAGGGCATCTCCTTTTAGGGCAGGGTCCTTTGTGTCCGAAAATGGATCCAGCGAGCATGCATCTACTGGCAATAGTGAGCCTTCATTTCATATTCACCAAACCATTCCTACCGAACCAGCCTTTCAGTCTGTtgactctttttttaccaAGAAAAATCGAAGTCTAACCTCTTTTAATAGCTTTAGTCCGCCTAAAAAAGATGACATTCATCTAGAGACTCCTTCTCCATTCATTTCTCCTTTCCACAGACCCTCCGTAAGCACGAACGACCGAACTCTTACTCCCCATAATCctttggaaaggaaagcCTCCTCTCCTTTCAAAACCATTTCCTCATCTAGCAGAAAGCCTTTTACTGACGATTATATGAATGACTTTGGCTTTGCCCCACATCAAAAACAACCTTTCTTTACTGCGCGTCTTAACAAATCTCATTCTAATCATAACatacattcttttcatgaatcAAAGAGCGATTCTCGTCATCAGTCATTTTTATCTCCTCACGATTATCCTAATGTTTATCGGACTTTGAGCCCAAAGTCGCAAGTTCACCGCAAGTCATCTTCCCAACCTTCAAACGTTTACGGACTCCCCCATTTTGCCTCCTCCCCTGAGACAATCCCTACAGATAATGATGAACGAAAAAATTCTAATGGGCCCCTTCATGTTCGCTCTGGCTCATCGCTACCCACTCTCGTTTCCCCTTTTAATCTTCCATCAGAGACGAAAGCGTCTACAAGTAATAGTAATACTCCTTCTTCCGATTCTTCCAgtctttttgaaagttaCAAGATCGATATGGAAGCTTtaaaattacaaattaaCAAACTCACTCACTTAACGGAATCCATCTCGTCAAGGTCTAATGCTTCTGGATCTGAAAGTTCATTGTATTTGACTGAAAATAAGGATGCATTGCGTATGCAAAAATTGGACGTATgtgaaaagtttttttcctttgctgATGTTGCCGATGACCCTATATTAAAGGACCCTCTCCATCAGAGCTTAGTAGCCGCAGCGAATGCTTATATGAACATGTTACGTGATAATTTCTCACAAGAACTTTCGAATTTGTTAGAGCGACGAAGTGAGCTCCTTCAGGACTATTCTAATGCCCAAAAATTGCTTAACGAATCATTAGAGGCCTCAGTTCActtaaatttcaaaaacctTGAACTGGCTGACTTGAATAATAACCTGGCTAAACAAATACACCAAAAACGGGACGCACCCCAAAACCAGTCTGAGCcaaataaattattcttAGACACAAAATCCTTAAAGCCTCTTTCTTCTGATTCCGGAATTGATAATCAGGATTCTTACCAGCCCTCAACTTCTCCTTTACAAGCGaattataataataaacTTGAACTACGTGGATTAAAACTGCTGAATTCTGGAAAAGCTAGCAATCGAAAAAGTCATTTCAAATCATTTCATGCAAAATCTAAATCTGCTGATCCGGTTATGGTAGACGAAAAGCCAGTATGCCAACATGTCTTTCAGGTTAATGCAATCTTCAAACCATCTCGCTGCTTTATATGTTCGGAGACGATATGGGGCTCGGAAGTGCGCTGTACGAAATGTTCTGTAGCTTGCCATTCACgttgtttaaaaaaattgtactCGGGGAATGAGGAGCTAAAGTTTTTTTCGGATGACGAGACAGAGAATAATAATGCTAACGTTCCAGAAATGCCAAGCAGACTACCACCTCCCGAGCCTTCTCCTTCAATGTTCGGTAGATCTTTAGAGGTTCAAGCAAAGATTGATAAGCAGTTTGTTCCTAAAGTTGTCCAGATATGTGCAGAATGTGTCGATGCTCACGGGTTACATATTGAGGGTATATATCGCATATCCGGAAGCGCCTCCCAAATTCGTGCGTTCATTGATATGTTTGAACAAAACAGCATACAAGTGGAAAGCTTAGCTTCTGACATTACTGCTTGTACCTCTGTTCTAAAAACTTATCTACATAAGCTCCCAACACCAACAATTCCAGATGAACATTATAGGAAGCTACTGAACGCTGAGGAGCTTGATGATGACTTTGCGAAGGCAGAAATGGTTCAACAGGTTTTGCAAGAGCTTCCCGCTGAACACATTAGCATCTTTCGATATTTGCTTCAGCACCTTTTGCGAGTCGCTGACAATGCAGACAAGAATTTAATGACTAGGAAAAATCTTGCTACCGTTTTCGCTCCAACTCTCATGAGAGAAACAGATATGCATCTTAATTTGAAAAACGTGAATAAGCGAACCGGAATTCTGCAATACGTATTGGAGaattatgaaaagttttttactGACCCTTAA
- the rrp17 gene encoding rRNA exonuclease Rrp17 → MDNTALLTRGDNVYNKKRGRKQRQEEIVFDKEQRQEYLTGFHKRKVERQKHAQAVAEKQQQEDKREMRKLVRQQRKQQLQERIQASRELLGAADKSSSEDESSDGDEAEDKVVIEDDDEPQTREYEDEDKHVSVTILEDDGDQSPNEEELADGLHTPQTDPPPSVPIRPHKQKQKQKQNRFRYESKEERKLNQRKSKIQKLKHAVRHRH, encoded by the exons ATGGATAATACGGCTTTGTTGACGCGTGGTGATAATGTctacaataaaaaacgCGGACGTAAGCAACGCCAggaagaaattgttttcgACAAGGAACAAAGACA GGAATATTTAACTGGGTTTCACAAGCGAAAAGTAGAGCGTCAAAAACATGCTCAAGCTGTCGCTGAAAAGCAACAACAAGAAGACAAGCGTGAAATGCGAAAATTG gtCCGACAACAGAGAAAACAGCAACTTCAAGAGAGAATTCAAGCTTCCAGAGAATTACTAGGAGCAGCAGATAAATCTAGCTCCGAGGACGAAAGTTCAGATGGTGATGAAGCTGAAGATAAAGTGGTAATAGAAGACGACGATGAACCACAAACTCGTGAatatgaagatgaagacAAGCACGTTTCAGTTACTATTCTAGAAGATGACGGGGATCAGAGTCCAAATGAAGAGGAGCTGGCGGATGGACTTCATACTCCACAAACTGATCCTCCGCCAAGTGTGCCAATTCGTCCtcacaaacaaaagcaaaagcaaaagcaaaataggTTTCGTTATGAgtccaaagaagaaaggaagtTGAATCAGcgaaaatccaaaatccaaaagctAAAACATGCCGTCCGTCATCGTCATTAA
- the rrn5 gene encoding RNA polymerase I upstream activation factor complex subunit Rrn5 translates to MSSPLKKLSHAVSHRRDSRKTRGRDRGRSLYVKQYERYLDVLQKYFNEVNKKDVTNSEEAEWGNLEGSFVGNTFWTSDEKQGFFHGLARCGKKNIDRVSSMIGSKSPSHVQHYIDALDTELRWLRNHVDSSVRSQCLIKYEDIPAAWEMSFEWIDWEEACSQRLIDASNKIASEDGEKESSVNVEASGENSDNEPLKPQDLFNVPLMEKLCSQLYYNETSGLDNEEKTESFLTSSLLDDLLKIVKQKTKELVLNSAFLAELRFGKLESSAVFHRQASIRYRDVELSTRLSRFDRFNIPGFWKYLPFRQKLRVLKQNKRLKPQTFIEILSKDEDFLRHRQGRARLRKKNDIDSEEVLSSNSKDSPLLDLESVVPPTPPEASSDSVDDTSVNVESHTTMPESDDSPVEEDEEEDDINSYDMVQSRAYEKLLIDRVVCKETESLSEECEQVALLELVAQKELVSKLSLSDYTHHDTSVDYPRSSHTVDEESGSDDDIQPICYYYKDPMLIDSNPEDHPSERLQKQYVGLISYDLDALQERMDPHELLAQPVSSWEYSFPNSIESDEANEEGPEL, encoded by the coding sequence ATGTCTTCACCATTGAAAAAACTGAGCCACGCAGTATCGCATCGTCGTGATTCTAGAAAAACTCGCGGGCGAGATAGAGGCAGGTCCCTTTACGTGAAACAATATGAGCGGTACCTGGACgttttacaaaaatatttcaatgaagtaaataaaaaagacgTAACAAATTCGGAGGAAGCCGAATGGGGGAATTTAGAAGGATCTTTTGTAGGTAATACTTTTTGGACTTCGGATGAAAAACAGGGTTTTTTTCATGGACTTGCGAGAtgtggaaagaaaaatatagaTAGAGTATCTTCGATGATTGGTAGCAAAAGCCCTTCGCATGTTCAGCATTACATTGACGCGTTGGACACCGAATTACGCTGGCTGAGAAACCATGTTGATTCTTCTGTTCGGAGTCAATGTTTGATCAAGTACGAGGACATTCCTGCTGCTTGGGAAATGAGTTTTGAATGGATTGACTGGGAGGAAGCTTGCTCTCAACGACTTATCGACGCTTCGAATAAAATAGCCTCTGAGGACGGGGAAAAGGAATCCTCTGTGAATGTGGAAGCAAGTGGTGAAAACTCTGATAATGAGCCGCTGAAGCCACAAGACTTGTTTAACGTTCCTTTGATGGAAAAACTATGCTCTCAATTGTACTATAATGAAACGTCTGGGCTGGACaatgaagagaaaacaGAAAGTTTCTTAACTTCCTCGCTTTTAGATgatcttttaaaaatagtGAAgcaaaagacaaaagaattggttTTAAATTCAGCTTTTCTGGCTGAGCTGCGATTCGGAAAACTGGAGTCAAGCGCTGTGTTTCACCGACAGGCATCTATACGTTACCGAGATGTAGAGCTGTCAACAAGATTATCTCGTTTTGATCGTTTCAACATTCCTGGATTTTGGAAGTATCTTCCTTTTCGTCAAAAGCTGAGGGTTTTAAAACAGAACAAAAGGCTGAAGCCACAAACATTCATTGAAATTCTGAGCAAAGATGAAGACTTCCTTCGCCATCGACAAGGAAGAGCACGGttaaggaaaaaaaatgacaTAGATTCGGAAGAAGTGTTGTCTTCCAATAGCAAAGACTCTCCCTTGCTTGACTTGGAGTCAGTGGTGCCTCCCACTCCTCCTGAAGCAAGTTCTGACTCTGTGGATGATACCTCTGTAAATGTGGAGAGCCACACAACTATGCCTGAGAGCGATGACAGTCCAGTTGaggaagacgaagaagaagacgatATCAATTCGTATGATATGGTGCAGTCAAGGGCATACGAAAAGTTATTGATTGACCGTGTGGTGTGTAAAGAAACCGAATCATTAAGTGAAGAATGTGAACAGGTCGCTTTGCTTGAATTAGTTGctcaaaaagaacttgTGAGCAAGTTGAGTTTAAGCGATTATACCCATCATGATACATCGGTTGACTATCCGCGCAGCTCACATACTGTAGATGAGGAATCTGGTTCTGACGATGATATTCAGCCAATTTGCTACTACTATAAAGATCCTATGCTGATCGACTCCAACCCTGAGGATCATCCTTCTGAACGTTTGCAAAAGCAGTATGTTGGTTTAATATCTTATGACTTGGATGCCCTTCAGGAACGGATGGATCCTCACGAATTGTTAGCTCAGCCGGTGTCTTCTTGGGAATATTCTTTCCCCAATTCAATTGAGTCTGATGAAGCTAACGAAGAGGGGCCTGAGTTATAA
- the ure6 gene encoding urease accessory protein UreF, with protein MSTSENHLSLILSDAAFPLSSFSYSFGLESYLSHQPQRTNSAFFDFLPLSLNSLLYTNLPTVKETWDKPENYQEIEEFFESTQICTIGQKVSTMQGKALLGLWIKSFSSIMSSNEEAKHLMSYDYLVRHRKAHGHFPVVWGILCKTLGISLERTCYLYLLNHAKSICSAAVRLDVLSSFQYVSTLVHPETETLLVESLKVALSLTLEDTSQTWYPLDLWQGRHSLLYSRIFSS; from the coding sequence ATGAGCACTTCAGAAAACCATCTATCTTTAATTTTATCAGACGCTGCTTTTCCGCtctcttcattttcgtaTTCATTTGGTCTCGAGTCATACTTATCGCATCAACCTCAAAGAACTAATAGTGCtttttttgactttttgcCATTGTCATTGAACTCATTGCTGTACACAAACCTGCCAACGGTTAAAGAAACATGGGACAAGCCAGAAAACTACCAGGAAATAGAGGAATTCTTTGAAAGCACCCAGATTTGTACGATCGGTCAGAAAGTATCGACCATGCAAGGGAAAGCTTTACTTGGATTATGGataaaatcattttctaGCATTATGAgttcaaatgaagaagcaaaacattTGATGAGTTACGATTACTTGGTCCGACATAGGAAGGCACACGGCCACTTCCCAGTGGTTTGGGGTATCTTATGCAAAACACTTGGAATTTCTTTAGAAAGGACATGTTAtctatatttattaaatcaCGCAAAGTCTATATGTTCTGCTGCTGTTCGACTAGACGTATTAAGTTCTTTCCAGTATGTGTCCACTCTAGTACACCCCGAAACCGAAACACTTTTGGTAGAGTCATTAAAAGTTGCATTAAGTCTAACTTTGGAAGATACTTCCCAAACTTGGTATCCATTAGACCTGTGGCAAGGGAGACATAGTCTGTTATACAGTAGAATCTTTAGTAGCTAA
- the prp19 gene encoding Prp19 complex subunit, ubiquitin-protein ligase E4 Prp19 codes for MFCSISGETPKEPVVSRVSGSIYERRLIEQAINETSKDPVTQQECSLDDLVPVKVPDFIKPRPPSATSLPALLSLFQEEWDALALEQFDLRKKLSETKQELSTSLYSLDAAFRVISRLTKERDEAREALAKFSDNVSSMSQPENLDVEMKDGSQDTKASLKSTVDETLKQLSTKRKQTKLQPTWATPEVLEKLAHSSPLPVLPSAEKDVKTLLIPRPGGTGVSLCLVDSRVSLVDCSSSKPLKSFDSSITACCWLDISKIALMNSDTKMIEVYDVPSEVESVSEPSFSIPVENENVMFLSAHSSGEYIVAATDATCTLYSMKESVYSLNISAKITALSFHPDGHIFAVGLENGEIQFFETASGVVAAKFGPQDGSIESLQFGENGYWLAAVASNEKGTSIWHLGKSKLAHMVPTDASTTAAALDITCQLLASSDDKYLYIHSFVKASKSWNLVGKVEASLVSNLAWIEDPHKLVYSTNQGSVCLLESIN; via the exons ATGTTTTGTTCAATCAGTGGAGAAACGCCGAAAGAACCGGTTGTTTCACGTGTTAGCG GAAGCATTTATGAACGACGCTTAATAGAACAAGCAATTAATGAAACTTCCAAGGACCCTGTCACTCAGCAGGAGTGTTCGCTCGATGACTTGGTTCCTGTAAAAG TACCCGACTTTATCAAGCCTCGTCCTCCTTCTGCGACTTCTTTGCCAGCcttactttctttgttccAAGAAGAATGGGATGCTTTGGCACTAGAGCAGTTCGATTTACGGAAAAAACTGAGTGAAACAAAGCAAGAACTTTCGACATCCCTTTATTCACTAGATGCTGCTTTTCGAGTAATATCACGGTTGACCAAGGAACGCGATGAAGCAAGAGAAGCTTTGGCCAAGTTTTCCGATAACGTCTCTTCTATGTCTCAGCCTGAAAATCTTGATGTAGAAATGAAGGACGGCAGCCAAGACACCAAAGCAAGCCTAAAATCTACAGTAGATGAAACTCTTAAGCAACTTtccacaaaaagaaagcaaacaaaattaCAACCTACTTGGGCAACTCCGGAGGTTCTTGAAAAACTTGCACATAGTTCACCGCTTCCTGTTTTACCTTCTGCTGAAAAGGATGTTAAAACTCTCTTAATTCCACGACCTGGAGGTACAGGCGTCTCTCTTTGCTTGGTTGATAGTCGCGTTTCTCTAGTTGATTGTTCTTCCAGCAAGCCCTTAAAATCCTTTGATTCATCTATAACCGCATGCTGCTGGTTGGATATTTCTAAAATTGCTCTTATGAACTCTGATACGAAGATGATTGAAGTTTATGATGTTCCTTCAGAAGTTGAATCAGTTTCTGAaccttcattttcaattcctGTTGAAAATGAGAACGTAATGTTTTTATCTGCTCATTCAAGTGGAGAGTACATTGTTGCAGCTACGGACGCAACTTGTACTTTATATTCTATGAAAGAAAGTGTCTATTCTCTCAATATATCGGCTAAGATTACTgcactttcttttcacccCGATGGACATATCTTTGCTGTTGGTTTAGAAAACGGTgaaattcaattcttcGAGACAGCTAGTGGTGTTGTAGCTGCAAAATTCGGTCCTCAAGATGGTTCAATTGAGTCGCTGCAATTCGGTGAAAATGGGTACTGGCTGGCTGCAGTTGcttcaaatgaaaaggGAACCTCCATTTGGCATTTGggaaaatccaaattaGCTCACATGGTACCAACGGATGCCAGCACTACTGCAGCTGCGTTAGACATAACATGTCAACTTTTGGCATCTTCTGATGATAAGTATTTGtacattcattcatttgtTAAAGCCTCCAAGTCTTGGAACCTGGTGGGCAAGGTCGAAGCTTCTTTGGTTTCAAATTTAGCTTGGATAGAAGATCCACACAAACTGGTCTACTCTACAAATCAAGGTTCTGTTTGTCTTTTGGAAAGTATTAATTAA
- the mug108 gene encoding Schizosaccharomyces specific protein Mug108, producing MDRFTSNEESRIGKRGSLYSSRSGSRLNDFNEYLNEFPEAGPLTEDEEYQTLSKKESLTDEVGDDSSLSSKKNSGDRGRVRLMSFDALGSIFSSNPKRKQTLSGGSTENAEKKDREEASRDRSNDRDISLLGSIF from the coding sequence ATGGATCGATTCACTTCTAACGAAGAATCTCGTATTGGAAAACGAGGGTCCTTATATAGCAGCCGGTCTGGATCAAGACTTAACGATTTCAATGAGTATCTCAACGAATTCCCAGAAGCTGGACCTCTAActgaagacgaagaataCCAAACACttagtaaaaaagaatccttGACCGATGAAGTCGGCGACGACTCTTCCctttcatcaaagaaaaactctGGTGACCGCGGACGAGTACGTCTTATGTCATTCGACGCATTGGGAAGCATCTTTTCATCGAAtcctaaaagaaaacagacCCTATCAGGTGGGTCTACAGAAAACgcagagaaaaaagatagagaGGAGGCTTCCAGAGATCGAAGCAACGATCGTGACATAAGTTTGCTAGGTAGTATATtctaa